The genomic stretch CACTCCGGCTGGGGACCTCCTTCGTGAGGCCGCTTTTGCCGAACCTCCATCCATGTCCATCAACGTTCGTTCCGCCAAAGACCAGTTGTCCCGACTCCTGGAGGAGGCTGTACTCGGCAATGAGGTCATCATCACCAGCGATGGTCTGCCCAAGGCCCGGCTTGTACCTGTGCGCGAACGTCGGAAAGCGCTCCGCGTGGATTGGGCGTGGCTCCGATCTCAGCCGGTTTCAGGAGGCCCCCCGGCGGAGGACGTCCTCCGGGCAGACCGGGACGGGCGCGATTAGCCGGCATCACCGTTCCCAAGCCAGACCGGGCGGCCAACGAGGATCATGTATCTGGATTCCTGCATCCTTGTGAAGCTGCTGATTCGTGAATCGGACAGCGAGTTCTACGGCCGGCTGACCGATGGTCAGCCGGTTTCCTCGTCCATGCTCGCCCACACCGAGGTCTGGGCCGCGCTGATGGCCAAGGAGCGCGGCGAGGCCATTGCTCCTGATCTGCGCCGCCGGGCGTGGCAGCGCTTCGAGCGATATTGCCTGGAAGAAGTGGTCGACCTCGCCTCAATCACCGATGCCATCGGGCGCCGCGCAAACTGGATCATCGAGCGAGTGCATCCGCGGGTCCCGCTGCGATCCCTGGATGCCCTGCACCTTGCCACCGCCGACCAACTTCAGGATTGGCCGCTTGTCACCAGCGATCGCCGGATGCGCGACGCCGCTGCGCTGATGGGGTACCCGCTTTCGGATCCGTGTCCGCCGCCATCCGGAACCGGCGTTTCTTGAGTCCGTCTTGCCCGCCGCGATGGGCGGACGTTCCAAAATCCACGCATCGGATGACTCTTGACTCCCGGCCACGCCTCGCCAACCGGCTTGGACCCGCGGCTCAACGCGGAGCAACGGACGGCAATCTCCGCGGAGTCTCCGGTGGAAATATGTTGACCGAACGGTACAGAATCGTTACTGCTGGCGTGGCGGGAAGAACTAAGCCGGCAATATGGGACGGACCAGTGATGCCAGGGAGCGGTTGCTGAGCGCGGCACTCGACCTCATTTGGTCGAGCAGCTACGGCGGCGTGAGTGTGGACGACATCTGTTCCCAGGCGGGGGTCAAAAAGGGAAGCTTTTACCACTTTTTTCCTTCCAAGGCGGATCTTGCCCTCGCCGCGTATGAGGCGCACTGGGATCAAAAGCGGCCGGTGCTCGACGCCATTTTTTCCCCCCAAGTGCCGCCCTTGGAGCGTCTCTCACGTTGGTGTCAGAGTGTGATGGATTCTCAACATGCTCTTTACGAGAGGTTTGGACACGTTTGCGGCTGTCCGTATGCGAACGTGGGGGCAGAGCTTGCCACCCAGGACGATCGCCTGCGCGCAAAATCGGAAGACCTTCTGAACCGCGGGTTGCGCTACCTTGAAAGCGCCATTGCCGATGCCCGGCGGGAAGGTTTGATCGTCGTTCGTGACGTGCCGGCGGCGGCTCGGGCGGTGGGCACGTGCCTGTTGGGACTTATTTTCCGGGCCAAGGTGCAAAACGATCTCCGTGTCTTGCGGGAGCTGGAACCGACCATGATGCAGCTGCTGGGCGTCGCTGTTCCGGCCTAGCGCCAATCTTTGACAGGATCAGAATTCAAACCAGTTTGCCCGCGGAAGATAGACGACCAGTCAACAATTTCTCAATGAACTCGGGATTGCGGAACACAGTGCCGGACGCCACACCGGCCACATTCACGGAGCTGGCGACGGACCGGTACGATCAGCGGACCGACCGGGCGATTGCGTGCTTTCGCCGTCAATGGTTGCTGGAAATGCTGGATGCCCACGGAAGTGAGATTCCTGCCGACTTGCTGATGGCGGCGCTGCGCGAAGCGGAGGCCCTGGCGAGCCTGACCCCGTGGCCGGACCTTTTCCTTCCAGCGCTTGCCGATGAGAAGGTGGCAGCGCTTCGGAAGTGGTGGGTGCGTCAGCAACAGATGCGCCAGCAGGAGATTTCGTTCCCCGCCTAGCCGATGAACGCGTCCATTGGGTCCGTCTTTCTGATTCCCACGATCCTCGCCCTCACGTTGTCCCTGGTGGCAGGCTGCAGCCCCGAGGCGGAGGCGAGGACATCCGCTGAGCCGCCACCTCCCACGGTCACGGTGCGCTTTTTGGAGTTGGAGGACGTCGTGGAGTACGAAGAGGTCACCGCGCGTCTCGAAGCCCCCGAAGTGGTCGAGATACGTCCCAGGGTTTCCGGGTATCTCACCGAGGTCCGATTTCGCCCCGGAGAGCTCGTCCGGAAGGGCGATGTGTTGTGCATCATTGATCCGCGGCCGAAGCAGGCGGTCCATGATCGGGCCGAAGCGGACGTGCGGCGGGCCCGGGTGCGGGTGGAGATCACTGAACGCGAGGCGAGGCGCGCGGAGCAGTTGTTTGAAACGAAGGCGATTTCGATCGAGGAAGCGGATCAGCGCCGATGGGCCCACACGGACGCTCAGGCAGCCCTGCAGTCCGCAGAAGCCGCATTGGAGATCGCCCGACTGGATCTTGAATACTGTGCGGTGAAGTCTCCGATTGACGGACGGGTCAGCCGCGCGCTGGTGACCGTGGGCAACAATGTCAGCGGTGTGGACGGTTTCACCACCCTGCTGACCACGGTGGTCAGCGTGGATCCGATGTTTGCCTACAGCGATGTGGACGAGGCGGCCCTGCTCCGATTCCGCGCCTTGTTGCGGGATGGGGTTTTGGAGACCAACCGGGCAGGCCGGGTGGTGGTGGAGATGGGACTCGCGAACGAGACGGGCTTTCCTCACAAGGGCTTCATTGAATCGCTTGACAACCGGCTGGAGGCCGCGACCGGAAGCATCCTGGTCCGCACGCAGTATCCGAATCCGGACGGCCTGTTGTTGCCCGGGCTGTTCGCCCGGGTTCGCCTTCCCGGGAGCGCCCGAAACGCCGCCGTGCTCGTCCCGGAATCCGCGATCGGGACGGATCAGAACCAGCGGTTTGTCTTCACGCTGACGTCGTCCAATACCGTGGCCTACCGCCCGGTGCGGCTTGGCGCCCTGATCGGTGGTCGGCGGGTGGTTCGAGACGGCCTGCAGCCCGGCGACGCGCTGGTGGTCAACGGGCTGTTGCGGGTGCGGCCCGGCATGCCCGTGACGCCCGTTCGGGAGGCGGTCACCACCGCCGCGGTCGAGTCCCGCTGATTGCCGCGCCCGGCGCTCCGGCGGCGTTGTGTTTCAACAGCCATGAGATTCAGCCATTTCTTCATCCAGAGGCCGATTTTTGCCGGAGTGCTCTCGGTCCTGATCTTTCTGGTTGGGCTGCTCGCCATGTTCCGGCTGCCGGTCTCGGAATATCCGGAGGTGATCCCACCGCAAATCGTGGTCCGCGCCGTGTATCCCGGAGCCAACCCCACCACGATTTCCGAGACCGTCGCCGTACCCCTGGAGCAACAGCTCAACGGCGTCGAAAACTCACTCTACATCTTTTCCCAGGCGACGAGCGACGGGGTGATGACCCTGACGGTCACCTTCAAGTTGGGGACCGACATTGACCAGGCACAGGTGCTTGTGCAGAACCGCGTCTCACAGGCGTTGCCCAAGCTGCCGGAGGAAGTCCGCCGCCTGGGGGTGCTGACCATCAAGTCCACTCCGGACCTCACCATGGTCGTCCACCTGATCAGCGACGGCACGTACGACGACATCTACGTCCGCAACTACGCCACATTGCAGGTCAAGGACGTGCTCGCCAGGGTCCCCGGGGTGGGGCAGGTCCACGTCTTTGGCTCCGGAGACTATGCCATGCGCGTCTGGCTGGATCCGGACCGGGTGGCGGCCCGGCAGCTCACCGCCGGCGACGTGGTGGCGGCGATTCGTGAGCAGAACGTGCAGGTGGCGGCGGGCGCGGTCGGACAGCAGCCGGTATCCGGTCCGGTGAGCTTCGAGGTGCAGATCAACGCGAGGGGACGTCTCGTCACCGAGGAGGAATTCGGAAAGATCATCATCAAGCGTGGGCCCAACGGGGAGACGGTGCTGCTCAAGGACGTGGCCCGCATCGAGTTGGGCGCCGGCGAGTTCGCACTGCGCTCGCAGCTCAACAATCAGTCGGCGGTTGCCATCCCGATCTTCCAGCAGCCTGGCAGCAACGCATTGGAATTGTCGCGCAGCGTCCGCCAGGCCATGGCAACCCTCAAGACCTCATTCCCGCCCGGACTCGACTATGTTGTGGCGTATGATCCGACGGTGTTTGTGGACAAATCCATTGATGCCGTCATCCACACCCTGTTTGAGGCGGTGTTCCTGGTGGTGCTGGTGGTGATCGTGTTCCTGCAGACCTGGCGCGCAAGTCTCATTCCGCTGGCGGCCGTCCCGGTGTCGCTGGTCGGCACCTTTGCCGTCATGGCGGCCTTGGGATTCAGCATCAATGCACTGTCCCTGTTCGGCTTGGTGCTCGCCATTGGCATCGTGGTGGACGACGCCATCGTGGTGGTCGAAAACGTGGAGCGAAACATCGGTCTGGGCCTTACGCCCCTCGAGGCGACCCGGCAGGCCATGGATGAGGTCACCGGGCCGATTGTAGCGACGGCGTTGGTGTTGTGCGCGGTGTTCATCCCCACGGCGTTCATCAGCGGCCTGTCGGGGCAGTTTTACAAGCAGTTTGCCATTACCATTGCCATTTCGACGGTGATCTCCGCGTTCAATTCGCTGACGCTGTCTCCGGCCCTGTGCGCGGTGCTGTTGCGCGGACGCCAGGAGCCGAAGGACGCATTGACCCGTGGGATGGACCGATTATTCGGCTGGTTCTTCCGGCCGTTCAACCGGTTCTTCGCATGGGCGGCGGGCCGGTATTCCGCGGGCGTCGCCCGGGTGATCCGCGTGAGCGCGGTGTCGTTGCTGGTCTATGCGGGTCTCGTGTTCCTCGGCGTGCGCGTCTTCCAGCGGGTGCCCACGGGATTCATACCCGACCAGGACAAGCAGTACCTGATCTGCGTGGCGCAGCTGCCGGATGCGGCCTCGCTTGATCGCACCGACGCGGTGCTGCGACGGATGACCGAACTCGCCCTTTCGGTGCCGGGGGTCGAGGCCTCGGTTGCCTTCCCCGGATTGTCGCCCAATGGATTCACCGCAAGTCCGAATTCAGGCATCACGTTCATCTGCCTCAAGCCATTTGATGAGCGGCGGTCCCCGGACTTGTCGGCGCCGGCCATCGCCGAACGACTCGCTACATTGTTCGGGGAAATCCAGGAGGCGCGCACGCTGGTGATCAACGCGCCACCGGTCAACGGCCTCAGCACCGGGGGCGGCTTCAAGCTGTTCATCGAGGACCGGGCCAATCTCGGTCCGGAATCCCTGTATGGAGTCACCTGGGGAATCATCGGGCAGGCCTACGCGACCAACGTGCTCCAGGGTGTCTATTCCACCTATCAGATCAACGTTCCCCAGCTCGAAGCCGACGTGAACCGCATCAAGGCCAAGTCCATGGGCGTTC from Verrucomicrobiia bacterium encodes the following:
- a CDS encoding type II toxin-antitoxin system prevent-host-death family antitoxin; the protein is MSINVRSAKDQLSRLLEEAVLGNEVIITSDGLPKARLVPVRERRKALRVDWAWLRSQPVSGGPPAEDVLRADRDGRD
- a CDS encoding type II toxin-antitoxin system VapC family toxin, with the translated sequence MKLLIRESDSEFYGRLTDGQPVSSSMLAHTEVWAALMAKERGEAIAPDLRRRAWQRFERYCLEEVVDLASITDAIGRRANWIIERVHPRVPLRSLDALHLATADQLQDWPLVTSDRRMRDAAALMGYPLSDPCPPPSGTGVS
- a CDS encoding TetR/AcrR family transcriptional regulator codes for the protein MGRTSDARERLLSAALDLIWSSSYGGVSVDDICSQAGVKKGSFYHFFPSKADLALAAYEAHWDQKRPVLDAIFSPQVPPLERLSRWCQSVMDSQHALYERFGHVCGCPYANVGAELATQDDRLRAKSEDLLNRGLRYLESAIADARREGLIVVRDVPAAARAVGTCLLGLIFRAKVQNDLRVLRELEPTMMQLLGVAVPA
- a CDS encoding efflux RND transporter periplasmic adaptor subunit, which translates into the protein MNASIGSVFLIPTILALTLSLVAGCSPEAEARTSAEPPPPTVTVRFLELEDVVEYEEVTARLEAPEVVEIRPRVSGYLTEVRFRPGELVRKGDVLCIIDPRPKQAVHDRAEADVRRARVRVEITEREARRAEQLFETKAISIEEADQRRWAHTDAQAALQSAEAALEIARLDLEYCAVKSPIDGRVSRALVTVGNNVSGVDGFTTLLTTVVSVDPMFAYSDVDEAALLRFRALLRDGVLETNRAGRVVVEMGLANETGFPHKGFIESLDNRLEAATGSILVRTQYPNPDGLLLPGLFARVRLPGSARNAAVLVPESAIGTDQNQRFVFTLTSSNTVAYRPVRLGALIGGRRVVRDGLQPGDALVVNGLLRVRPGMPVTPVREAVTTAAVESR
- a CDS encoding multidrug efflux RND transporter permease subunit: MRFSHFFIQRPIFAGVLSVLIFLVGLLAMFRLPVSEYPEVIPPQIVVRAVYPGANPTTISETVAVPLEQQLNGVENSLYIFSQATSDGVMTLTVTFKLGTDIDQAQVLVQNRVSQALPKLPEEVRRLGVLTIKSTPDLTMVVHLISDGTYDDIYVRNYATLQVKDVLARVPGVGQVHVFGSGDYAMRVWLDPDRVAARQLTAGDVVAAIREQNVQVAAGAVGQQPVSGPVSFEVQINARGRLVTEEEFGKIIIKRGPNGETVLLKDVARIELGAGEFALRSQLNNQSAVAIPIFQQPGSNALELSRSVRQAMATLKTSFPPGLDYVVAYDPTVFVDKSIDAVIHTLFEAVFLVVLVVIVFLQTWRASLIPLAAVPVSLVGTFAVMAALGFSINALSLFGLVLAIGIVVDDAIVVVENVERNIGLGLTPLEATRQAMDEVTGPIVATALVLCAVFIPTAFISGLSGQFYKQFAITIAISTVISAFNSLTLSPALCAVLLRGRQEPKDALTRGMDRLFGWFFRPFNRFFAWAAGRYSAGVARVIRVSAVSLLVYAGLVFLGVRVFQRVPTGFIPDQDKQYLICVAQLPDAASLDRTDAVLRRMTELALSVPGVEASVAFPGLSPNGFTASPNSGITFICLKPFDERRSPDLSAPAIAERLATLFGEIQEARTLVINAPPVNGLSTGGGFKLFIEDRANLGPESLYGVTWGIIGQAYATNVLQGVYSTYQINVPQLEADVNRIKAKSMGVPLGSLFETMQVNLGSLYVNDFNRFGRTYQVIAQADAPFRASAEQVTRLKVRSETGQMVPMGSLVRIRESSGPDRVMRYNGYPAAEINGAPAPGYSSGQAESFIEGLVRANLPPGMAFEWTELAYQQRIAGNTAFLVFPLCVLLVFLVLAAQYESLSLPLVIILIVPMCLLSAMLGVMLSGGDNNIFTQIGLIVLVGLACKNAILIVEFAREKQHAGSGVVEAALEACRLRLRPILMTSIAFIAGVFPLVVSTGAGAEMRQAMGVAVFAGMIGVTFFGLFLTPVFYVVILNLFGRLRRPAPVTVPGHPRPAAS